The following are encoded in a window of Providencia rettgeri genomic DNA:
- the msrA gene encoding peptide-methionine (S)-S-oxide reductase MsrA — protein sequence MSEITLQQATFGAGCFWGAEAAFQAQNGVIASRVGYARSTDKTSPWIEAVQVDFDPLQISYDELLSLFWKIHDPLSVDKQGDNVGEKYRSAIFTHSTTQTNDAIASRKLLEQLQYQGKAVVTVIATLAEFQLADEKDQHYIQKHGVSACSI from the coding sequence ATGAGTGAAATTACATTACAACAAGCAACCTTTGGTGCTGGTTGTTTTTGGGGAGCAGAAGCTGCATTTCAAGCGCAAAATGGAGTAATAGCGAGTCGTGTAGGCTATGCTCGATCAACGGATAAAACATCCCCATGGATAGAGGCCGTGCAAGTCGATTTTGATCCTCTTCAAATCAGCTATGATGAACTTTTATCTCTTTTTTGGAAGATCCATGATCCACTTTCAGTTGATAAACAAGGTGATAATGTCGGTGAAAAATACCGTTCTGCCATTTTTACCCATTCGACGACTCAGACTAATGATGCTATAGCATCCAGAAAATTATTGGAGCAACTACAGTATCAAGGTAAAGCTGTTGTAACTGTTATCGCCACGTTAGCAGAGTTTCAATTAGCGGATGAAAAAGATCAGCATTATATACAGAAGCATGGTGTCAGTGCTTGCTCAATTTAG
- a CDS encoding methionine ABC transporter permease — METLNTLYMTLVSGALSGIFGIIVGTFLFLTAQDGKKENITIYRTLSFIVNIFRAVPFIILIILLFPVTKWIVGTILGVNAALPALVISASAFYARLVEIALREVDKGVIEASQSMGAKLHTLIFNVLIPESSPALISGLTVTLISLVGGTAVAGAIGAGGLGNLAYLEGFQRSHMDVVWVATLVILAIVLCIQVIGDTLVRWIDKR; from the coding sequence ATTGAAACCCTCAATACCTTATACATGACATTGGTCTCTGGTGCGTTATCTGGCATTTTCGGGATCATAGTTGGCACTTTTTTATTTTTAACCGCGCAAGATGGGAAAAAAGAGAATATTACGATTTACCGTACGCTTTCCTTTATTGTGAATATATTTCGCGCCGTACCATTTATTATTTTAATTATTTTATTGTTTCCAGTAACCAAATGGATCGTCGGTACTATCTTAGGGGTTAACGCTGCGCTTCCTGCCTTGGTTATTTCAGCGAGCGCTTTCTATGCACGGTTAGTGGAAATTGCCTTACGTGAAGTCGATAAAGGGGTTATCGAAGCCAGCCAATCCATGGGAGCCAAACTGCATACGTTAATTTTTAACGTGTTGATACCCGAATCTTCACCAGCCTTAATTTCGGGTTTAACGGTCACACTGATTTCGTTAGTAGGCGGTACCGCAGTTGCGGGAGCAATTGGTGCCGGTGGGTTAGGAAATCTAGCCTATTTAGAAGGCTTCCAACGTAGTCATATGGACGTCGTTTGGGTCGCTACTTTAGTGATTTTAGCCATTGTCTTATGTATTCAAGTAATAGGAGACACCCTAGTTCGGTGGATTGATAAACGTTAA
- a CDS encoding glycine betaine ABC transporter substrate-binding protein: MKKTMFQQFGAALLFAALSFPTLAKDKIVIGEQNWTGAIAIQHILGEVIKSRLDGDVTYLAGDLPVLFAAAGKDDGTVDVLTDVWLPNQSAAWEKYITGSKTLVPTKNPYIGEQGFYIPGYLQDKYNIQSVYDLQKPEIAELFAPLGGGKPELLVGPAGWESTYIGEIKAKDYGFGDNFAPISTEASVTYAKLAAAYKAKRGVIFYAYTPDWIFAAYDLRRLEEPAFDGYAQDNKKDDPAYKADGCWKFISPTVDPDWLNKSHITCAYPDAKVYVLHAASLEKRSPRIATFLRNVAIEPSELNQLILQIEKENTPPAIAAKNWVKNNSATVDKWLAANQ, from the coding sequence ATGAAAAAAACAATGTTCCAACAATTCGGTGCGGCTTTACTATTTGCCGCCCTGTCATTTCCAACACTAGCAAAAGATAAAATCGTCATTGGTGAGCAAAATTGGACAGGAGCCATTGCAATCCAACACATTTTAGGGGAGGTCATTAAAAGCCGATTAGATGGCGATGTAACCTATCTAGCAGGCGATCTACCTGTATTATTTGCAGCTGCTGGTAAAGACGATGGTACTGTAGATGTCCTAACTGATGTTTGGCTGCCAAACCAATCAGCAGCTTGGGAAAAATATATCACGGGAAGTAAAACACTTGTCCCGACGAAGAATCCGTATATTGGAGAGCAAGGATTTTATATTCCAGGATATTTACAAGACAAATATAACATCCAATCTGTCTATGATTTACAAAAACCAGAAATTGCCGAACTTTTTGCACCTTTAGGAGGCGGAAAACCCGAATTATTGGTAGGGCCGGCAGGCTGGGAATCAACATATATCGGTGAAATTAAAGCTAAAGACTATGGTTTTGGTGATAACTTCGCTCCTATTTCTACTGAAGCATCAGTGACTTATGCAAAACTAGCTGCGGCTTATAAGGCTAAACGTGGTGTAATTTTCTATGCTTACACCCCAGATTGGATATTTGCTGCTTATGACTTACGCCGTTTAGAAGAGCCTGCTTTTGATGGTTATGCACAAGATAACAAAAAAGACGATCCTGCATACAAAGCCGATGGTTGCTGGAAATTTATTAGCCCAACGGTTGATCCCGACTGGCTAAATAAAAGCCATATTACCTGTGCTTATCCAGATGCAAAAGTGTATGTTCTTCATGCGGCAAGTTTAGAAAAACGTTCCCCGCGTATCGCCACATTTTTGCGAAATGTAGCAATCGAACCCTCGGAGCTAAACCAACTTATTCTACAAATTGAAAAAGAAAATACTCCCCCAGCTATCGCGGCTAAAAACTGGGTTAAAAATAATTCAGCTACCGTTGATAAATGGCTAGCAGCCAATCAATGA
- a CDS encoding ABC transporter substrate-binding protein, producing the protein MFLILLIPIIGLAFSSRLAAIQNDELVIATTLSPEATIHIMDSWNALPDAIPIRTINRTSASLERLLDTQVMENVDLVLTSSPMLMQHLQQHDRLAALHNPPDISQNLVPASLKGTVAAVAFSGYGIFANRHWMAENQLPIPKTWNALTDSRYQGMLLISSPSRSDTYHLMIESLLQQWGWDEGWRILLNVSGNLATVSSRSFGVADKIKTGLGGAAPIIDNYANLLLGEPDLEFHYLPDSATLPTFIAITRYSLHQEKAQQFINFLLSEQGQKILADSNTGKYPVTPLPDSDPRKVQQSQLLNQPKLLDEHLVLKRQRLVQQLFDYAITYRLMESKDAWRAVYIAESQLKKPLPEARALLTAVPVTEAESRDPDYYSRFEDSGKAEVEYMRWQRFFQEQQRRAIAYLETVK; encoded by the coding sequence ATGTTTTTAATATTGCTAATACCTATCATAGGGTTAGCTTTTTCTAGCCGTTTGGCTGCTATACAAAATGACGAATTGGTGATTGCAACGACACTTTCTCCTGAAGCGACGATCCATATCATGGACAGTTGGAATGCCTTACCAGATGCCATACCCATTCGAACCATTAACCGAACCAGCGCCTCTTTAGAGCGCTTGCTCGATACCCAAGTGATGGAAAATGTGGATTTGGTTTTAACCTCTTCTCCAATGCTAATGCAGCATTTACAGCAGCATGACCGCTTAGCCGCGTTACACAATCCCCCAGATATCTCACAAAACTTAGTGCCTGCATCATTAAAAGGGACTGTTGCCGCAGTGGCATTTTCCGGTTATGGCATTTTTGCTAACCGCCACTGGATGGCGGAAAACCAATTACCCATTCCGAAAACCTGGAACGCGCTAACTGATAGCCGCTACCAAGGTATGTTATTGATCAGTAGCCCGTCACGCTCAGATACATATCACCTTATGATCGAATCACTGTTACAGCAGTGGGGATGGGATGAAGGGTGGCGAATTTTACTCAATGTATCTGGGAACTTAGCGACAGTTTCATCTCGTAGCTTTGGTGTCGCAGACAAAATTAAAACAGGATTAGGTGGTGCGGCACCGATTATTGATAACTACGCTAACTTGTTGCTCGGAGAGCCTGATCTTGAATTCCATTATTTACCGGATTCAGCGACATTACCCACCTTTATTGCTATCACTCGATATAGTTTGCATCAGGAAAAAGCCCAGCAATTTATCAACTTTTTATTGAGTGAGCAGGGACAAAAAATATTAGCAGATAGCAATACGGGAAAATACCCAGTGACACCATTGCCGGACAGTGATCCACGCAAAGTGCAACAAAGCCAACTATTAAACCAGCCAAAACTGTTAGATGAACATTTAGTGTTAAAACGCCAACGCCTAGTTCAGCAACTATTTGATTATGCGATTACTTATCGCTTGATGGAATCTAAAGATGCATGGCGTGCGGTTTATATTGCGGAGTCCCAATTAAAAAAACCGTTACCTGAAGCACGTGCATTACTGACTGCGGTGCCAGTCACAGAGGCGGAAAGTCGTGATCCGGATTACTATTCACGTTTCGAGGATAGCGGTAAAGCGGAAGTGGAATATATGCGCTGGCAGCGCTTCTTTCAGGAACAACAACGCCGTGCGATTGCCTATTTGGAAACAGTTAAATGA
- a CDS encoding MetQ/NlpA family ABC transporter substrate-binding protein, with translation MKLSLFTRFGALLITSLALTACQPDQQEKSNKLTIGASSTPHAEILEFVKPQLEKEGINLDIRVFNDYIIPNQALADKELDANFFQHVPYLNKTLADHPDWQLVSVGAVHMHPYRFFSQKYKSLQDLPNGAKVLSSNNISQHGHILKLYQDEGLIKIRSDIDPDDATIDDIVENPRNLQFLFTYDAPLMPQIYKNGEADVASIDSHFAVNAGLDLTKDVIYSEPAANSKFANVVVTRVENQHDPRIAKLMSALKSDETKKFILDNYKGEAVPVP, from the coding sequence ATGAAATTATCATTATTCACCCGTTTTGGGGCATTATTAATTACCAGTTTAGCACTAACTGCCTGCCAACCAGATCAACAGGAAAAAAGTAATAAATTAACGATTGGAGCATCATCGACACCTCATGCGGAAATATTAGAGTTTGTAAAACCCCAATTAGAGAAAGAAGGCATTAATTTAGATATTCGTGTTTTTAATGATTACATTATTCCAAATCAAGCATTGGCGGACAAAGAATTAGATGCAAACTTTTTCCAACACGTGCCCTATTTAAATAAAACATTAGCCGACCACCCCGATTGGCAATTAGTGTCTGTTGGCGCAGTGCATATGCACCCGTACCGTTTTTTCTCACAAAAGTATAAGAGCCTGCAAGATTTACCTAATGGAGCAAAAGTGCTGAGTAGTAACAATATTTCCCAACACGGACATATTTTAAAACTGTACCAAGACGAAGGCTTAATTAAAATACGCAGCGATATTGACCCTGATGATGCAACTATTGATGATATCGTAGAAAATCCACGCAATTTGCAGTTTTTATTTACCTATGATGCACCGCTAATGCCGCAAATTTATAAAAATGGCGAAGCTGATGTTGCCTCTATTGATAGCCATTTTGCCGTTAATGCCGGTTTAGATTTAACGAAAGACGTCATTTACAGTGAACCAGCTGCTAACAGTAAATTTGCTAATGTGGTGGTAACACGGGTAGAGAACCAACATGATCCACGCATTGCCAAACTGATGAGCGCATTGAAAAGTGATGAAACAAAGAAATTTATTTTAGACAATTACAAAGGGGAAGCCGTACCGGTTCCTTAA
- a CDS encoding ATP-binding protein: MKRWIINYLGLFSLSGILRSAFIAVTFMTLIVSGASLYAWHEQNQQIRYALGDYFPRIQSSFLIDGQLNTLVEELNEFLKAPNTATRLQLRNQITEHLSKINGINQNLTGRDHQQIAEIISESQDLLSQLDKALYTLFLANEKVNTLSARISWLHDDFNTELTSLSQDISLQQGSLLDKFEQEPNQAKALQSRLRSVQSELQLIYTLARLEDQIVNVLVNRLKSMQSNVSQDAQEENNSYIRYLRYLKTNIAGHEGALNQYPSTVTLYQTIDELLDIGLSESNMPSALQNYQSAKNALSEMTTEKDRILARFRTQLDLQLGNSHSQLQTLNHHLSDIMSLSGTVIIITALLALLLAVLFNYFVIRSRLVKRFNLLNQAVVKISLGDLTTQIPVGGRDELGRIAMLLQRTLEQINQQKHQLEQEISDRKVIEQNLRTTQDELIQTAKLAVVGQTMTSLAHEINQPLNALSMHVYMAKKALQRQDQQGVITSLNKSESLIARVDGIIRSLRQFARKRDSQETLQAIDLVKSLQNAWDILLLQRKTRQAALHLPEKIPLVLGDEIGISQVLVNLLVNALDASPNHAVISIDYSESIDNLTVYITDNGEGWPIELADSLMKPFTTSKEIGLGMGLSISASIMQQLGGEMRIASTLTRNGCVILSFKKVQEHA, encoded by the coding sequence ATGAAGCGCTGGATAATCAATTATTTAGGCTTATTTAGTTTAAGCGGTATTTTACGCAGCGCATTTATTGCGGTGACCTTCATGACATTGATTGTCAGCGGGGCAAGCTTGTATGCATGGCACGAACAAAACCAACAAATTCGTTATGCGCTGGGTGATTACTTTCCGCGTATTCAATCATCATTTTTAATTGATGGTCAATTGAATACCTTAGTTGAAGAACTCAATGAGTTTTTAAAAGCCCCCAATACCGCGACACGACTGCAACTGCGTAACCAAATTACAGAACACTTGAGTAAAATCAATGGAATAAATCAGAATTTAACGGGGCGAGATCATCAGCAAATTGCTGAAATCATTTCTGAAAGCCAAGATTTACTTTCTCAGCTTGATAAAGCGCTCTACACACTGTTTTTAGCCAACGAAAAAGTGAATACGCTATCGGCCCGTATCAGTTGGTTACATGATGATTTTAATACGGAATTGACGTCACTATCGCAAGATATTAGCTTACAGCAAGGGTCGTTATTAGATAAGTTTGAGCAAGAACCCAATCAAGCGAAAGCTTTGCAAAGCCGATTACGCAGTGTGCAAAGCGAACTGCAATTAATTTATACTTTAGCACGCTTAGAAGACCAAATTGTGAATGTGTTGGTGAATCGGCTAAAAAGCATGCAGAGTAATGTCTCACAGGATGCACAAGAGGAAAATAACAGCTATATCCGTTACTTACGTTACTTAAAAACCAACATAGCTGGACATGAAGGCGCATTAAACCAATACCCAAGCACGGTGACGCTCTATCAAACGATTGATGAACTTTTAGATATTGGCCTATCAGAGAGCAATATGCCGTCAGCACTGCAAAATTACCAAAGTGCTAAAAACGCGTTATCAGAAATGACGACGGAAAAAGACCGCATTCTCGCCCGCTTTCGAACCCAACTTGACCTGCAATTAGGCAATAGCCATTCACAACTACAGACCCTAAACCACCATTTATCGGACATTATGTCACTGAGCGGGACGGTCATTATCATTACCGCCTTATTGGCATTATTGTTGGCGGTATTATTTAACTACTTTGTGATCCGCTCACGGTTGGTTAAACGTTTTAATTTGTTGAACCAAGCAGTGGTAAAAATTAGCCTTGGAGACTTAACGACGCAAATTCCGGTTGGCGGTCGTGATGAATTAGGACGTATCGCAATGTTGCTACAACGAACATTGGAGCAAATCAACCAGCAAAAACATCAGTTAGAGCAAGAGATTAGCGATCGCAAGGTGATTGAGCAGAATTTAAGAACCACGCAAGATGAATTGATCCAAACGGCAAAATTAGCAGTGGTTGGACAAACCATGACGTCATTGGCACACGAAATTAACCAACCACTTAATGCGTTATCGATGCATGTGTATATGGCTAAAAAAGCCCTGCAACGGCAGGATCAGCAAGGAGTTATTACCTCACTTAATAAGTCCGAGTCATTGATTGCACGTGTGGATGGGATCATTCGTTCATTACGTCAATTCGCTCGCAAGCGAGATAGCCAAGAAACACTACAGGCTATCGATTTAGTTAAAAGCCTGCAAAATGCGTGGGATATTTTGTTATTGCAACGCAAAACTCGTCAGGCTGCGCTGCATCTTCCGGAGAAAATACCCTTGGTATTGGGGGATGAAATCGGTATTTCGCAAGTTTTGGTGAATTTATTGGTCAATGCATTGGATGCTAGCCCAAACCATGCCGTTATTTCTATCGATTACAGTGAATCGATAGATAATTTAACGGTGTACATTACTGATAACGGCGAGGGCTGGCCTATAGAACTGGCGGACTCGTTAATGAAGCCGTTTACCACCAGTAAAGAAATTGGTTTAGGAATGGGGCTATCGATTAGCGCCTCGATTATGCAGCAATTGGGGGGAGAAATGCGAATTGCTTCAACCCTTACCCGCAATGGATGTGTCATTTTAAGTTTTAAGAAGGTGCAAGAACATGCTTGA
- a CDS encoding sigma-54-dependent transcriptional regulator, with protein sequence MLDDNNDILLIDDDKDVLEAYCLLLEQAGYRVFCCDDPLAAKDLIHRDWCGIVLSDVCMPHCSGIDLMSLFLEKDKHLPVLLITGHGDVPMAVEAVKLGAWDFIQKPINPEYLLLEVGKALAARKQRVIQRRWGQKQLTLNLVGQSEWTQQIHLQLQGLAETHAAVFFHGALGTGRVYLSRYLHQISTNRSAPLVIKTLLNEQEIPLDIWLDDVVGGTLVIKNIELMPLAQQRFLAQHLQREHRQFRLIGISETPLILLTKQQKLIAELYYCFSMTQINCLPLSQRKADIAPLFEHYLELACTRLNLHFPVLDDAFIKKLTRRHWPGNVGELANAAELYAVGIMPMGETVNPLLASVTPTALDQQIENYERQIITEALNIHQGRINDVSEYLQMPRKKLYLRMKKYGLDKRHYRT encoded by the coding sequence ATGCTTGATGATAATAACGATATTTTACTCATAGATGACGACAAAGATGTACTTGAAGCCTATTGTCTACTGCTTGAGCAGGCTGGCTACCGTGTATTCTGTTGTGATGACCCGTTAGCTGCAAAAGATCTTATTCATCGGGATTGGTGTGGTATTGTTTTGAGCGATGTCTGCATGCCCCACTGTTCTGGCATTGATTTGATGAGCTTATTCCTTGAAAAAGATAAACATTTACCTGTTTTACTGATCACTGGTCATGGGGATGTGCCGATGGCGGTTGAAGCCGTTAAATTAGGTGCGTGGGACTTTATTCAAAAGCCTATCAATCCTGAATATCTGTTATTGGAAGTGGGAAAAGCCCTTGCTGCGCGTAAACAACGGGTTATTCAACGGCGCTGGGGACAAAAGCAACTGACACTCAATCTAGTCGGTCAAAGTGAATGGACGCAGCAAATTCATTTACAATTACAGGGGTTAGCAGAAACCCATGCCGCCGTGTTCTTTCATGGAGCGTTAGGGACAGGTCGGGTTTATTTGTCCCGTTATTTGCACCAAATTAGTACTAACCGAAGCGCTCCTCTAGTGATTAAAACGCTGTTAAATGAGCAAGAAATACCATTAGACATATGGTTGGATGATGTTGTCGGTGGCACTTTAGTCATAAAAAATATTGAATTGATGCCATTGGCTCAGCAACGTTTTTTAGCGCAGCATCTTCAGCGGGAACACCGCCAATTTCGCTTAATTGGTATTTCAGAAACGCCATTAATTCTCTTAACGAAACAGCAAAAGTTAATTGCTGAACTCTATTATTGTTTTTCAATGACACAAATTAACTGTTTGCCGTTATCACAAAGGAAGGCTGATATCGCACCGCTTTTTGAGCATTACCTTGAATTGGCATGTACTCGCTTGAATCTACATTTCCCCGTGCTGGATGACGCCTTTATTAAAAAATTAACGCGACGTCATTGGCCTGGAAATGTGGGTGAATTGGCGAATGCGGCAGAACTTTACGCTGTTGGCATTATGCCGATGGGGGAAACGGTAAATCCATTATTGGCTTCCGTTACCCCAACGGCGTTAGATCAGCAAATTGAAAATTATGAACGACAAATTATTACGGAAGCGCTTAACATTCATCAAGGGCGAATTAATGACGTATCAGAATACCTGCAAATGCCACGTAAAAAGTTATATTTGCGAATGAAAAAATACGGTTTGGATAAACGCCATTACCGGACCTAG
- a CDS encoding cytosine permease gives MSNHKEKDNILLDSEYEHIPVPLAHRKSFASVSAVWYSFPLVLTSAVIGGVVTAMLGFKMGVTAILVGNLLLCLVIGSLSYLAGKTGENFAISAKRTFGQRGYIAVSGLLATVVIGWFALMVGLTGDTMFRSFGQDLLLMTILGGVLYVGATFIGIKALAILGYIAAPMYLILGLISVYIAIKSGSSDILNYQPLAGAGALSFGVAVTMIFSTFTDSGTMTADFTRWAKNGKQGFFAAFTAFPISKFFAEVIGAMIVATGVVMHPEVTGGDFITILANSSPLLSVLAIIFVFVNLGVGCTHCLYNGAVGWSHITNGKMRTLTIILGVIGIIVAVTGIWNAFQTWLNLLGLIVPPIAAIIIMDQLVLKRKNNETKNWQPLAFISWILASGIALVVNAYAPELSVVVAGLVSSSIIYLIGHLFLK, from the coding sequence ATGTCCAATCATAAAGAAAAAGATAATATTTTATTAGATTCCGAATATGAACATATTCCTGTCCCGTTGGCGCATCGTAAAAGTTTTGCCTCAGTCTCCGCTGTTTGGTACAGCTTTCCATTAGTCTTAACCAGTGCCGTTATTGGTGGTGTAGTGACCGCTATGTTAGGGTTTAAAATGGGTGTTACCGCCATTTTAGTGGGTAACTTATTGTTGTGTTTAGTGATTGGTTCTTTGAGTTATTTGGCTGGAAAAACAGGGGAAAACTTCGCGATCTCAGCCAAAAGAACCTTTGGACAACGTGGTTATATCGCAGTCTCAGGTCTGCTTGCCACTGTTGTTATCGGCTGGTTCGCGCTGATGGTTGGTCTGACGGGGGATACCATGTTCCGCTCATTTGGGCAGGACTTATTACTGATGACAATTTTAGGGGGCGTGTTGTATGTGGGCGCAACATTTATCGGGATCAAAGCCCTCGCCATTTTAGGGTATATTGCTGCACCAATGTATTTGATTTTAGGGTTAATCTCCGTTTACATTGCGATAAAAAGTGGCTCTTCCGATATCCTCAATTACCAACCACTGGCGGGGGCTGGAGCGCTATCATTTGGTGTTGCGGTTACCATGATCTTCTCCACATTTACCGACTCCGGTACCATGACGGCTGACTTTACCCGCTGGGCGAAAAACGGTAAACAAGGCTTTTTTGCCGCATTTACTGCCTTCCCGATTTCCAAATTTTTTGCAGAAGTGATAGGGGCAATGATTGTCGCAACTGGCGTGGTCATGCACCCTGAAGTGACTGGCGGTGATTTCATTACTATTTTAGCCAATTCAAGCCCTCTGCTTTCTGTCCTCGCGATTATTTTTGTGTTTGTTAACTTGGGGGTAGGTTGTACTCATTGTTTATATAATGGTGCTGTTGGTTGGTCCCATATTACAAACGGCAAAATGAGAACCTTAACCATTATTCTGGGTGTCATTGGAATTATTGTTGCTGTGACAGGGATTTGGAATGCATTCCAAACTTGGTTGAATTTATTGGGGTTAATTGTCCCTCCCATCGCTGCCATTATTATCATGGATCAATTAGTACTTAAGCGTAAAAATAACGAGACAAAAAATTGGCAACCTTTAGCGTTCATCTCTTGGATACTCGCCTCTGGCATTGCTTTGGTCGTTAATGCTTATGCACCTGAGCTTTCCGTCGTCGTGGCTGGGTTAGTTTCGTCCTCTATTATCTATTTGATTGGTCATCTATTTCTCAAATAA
- a CDS encoding methionine ABC transporter ATP-binding protein has product MITLKNVSKIYNRNKKQTVAVDNINLNIAAGDIFGIIGYSGAGKSSLIRLLNRLEDATSGEVIVGKHNITLSDEKAVLQIRQSIGMIFQHFNLLWSRTVRENIAFPLQISGFDKKKRQARVEELMALVGLTDKADEYPSMLSGGQKQRVGIARALANNPDVLLCDEATSALDPKTTQTILQLLARINRELNITIVLITHEMQVVKSICNKVAVIDKGRIVEEGLVSQVFHNPQHAITRQFLSQSEIATDTQEDLKTLLADGPIIRVVLDEEKQSHYLLYDLISQFNEPIKLVKGAFNQGAGFLYLQFLPETKKLTDAVEYLKNKRNIVVEVI; this is encoded by the coding sequence GTGATAACACTTAAGAATGTCAGCAAGATCTACAACCGCAATAAAAAACAGACTGTCGCGGTTGATAACATCAACCTCAATATTGCTGCTGGGGATATTTTTGGCATCATCGGCTACAGCGGTGCAGGCAAAAGTAGTCTTATTCGTTTGTTAAATCGCTTAGAAGACGCCACAAGTGGTGAAGTGATTGTTGGGAAACATAATATTACGCTCAGTGATGAAAAAGCAGTTTTGCAAATACGCCAATCTATTGGCATGATTTTTCAGCATTTTAACTTGCTGTGGTCGCGTACCGTGCGGGAAAACATTGCATTTCCCTTGCAGATTTCAGGGTTTGACAAAAAGAAACGTCAAGCACGGGTTGAAGAGTTGATGGCATTGGTTGGACTAACGGATAAAGCGGATGAATACCCTTCTATGCTCAGTGGCGGGCAAAAGCAGCGGGTCGGCATTGCACGTGCCCTTGCCAACAACCCTGATGTATTGTTGTGTGACGAGGCAACGTCAGCATTAGACCCAAAAACTACGCAAACAATTTTGCAATTATTGGCACGGATTAACCGCGAGCTGAATATCACTATTGTGTTGATCACTCACGAAATGCAGGTCGTCAAAAGTATTTGCAATAAAGTTGCCGTCATTGATAAAGGCCGAATTGTTGAGGAAGGGCTAGTCAGCCAAGTGTTCCATAATCCCCAACATGCCATTACACGGCAATTTTTATCACAAAGTGAAATTGCGACAGATACCCAAGAAGACTTAAAAACCCTATTAGCCGATGGCCCAATTATTCGCGTCGTTTTAGATGAAGAAAAACAAAGTCACTATTTACTGTATGACTTAATTTCTCAATTTAATGAGCCCATTAAACTGGTTAAAGGGGCATTTAATCAAGGCGCAGGCTTCTTATATCTTCAATTTTTGCCTGAAACTAAAAAATTAACGGATGCCGTTGAGTATCTTAAAAATAAAAGAAATATTGTTGTTGAGGTGATTTAG